A single region of the Yersinia entomophaga genome encodes:
- the moeB gene encoding molybdopterin-synthase adenylyltransferase MoeB produces MLPELSDAEMLRYNRQIVLRGFDFDGQEKLKASRVLVVGLGGLGCAAAQYLAAAGVGHLTLLDFDTVSLSNLQRQILHRDDRIGMSKVASARLTLEEINPHLSVATLDRQLDDSQLSAAIADHHLVLDCTDNLAIREQLNRLCFVQKKPLVSGAAIRMEGQISVFTYQDDEPCYRCLSRLFGDTPLTCVETGVMAPLVGTIGSLQAMETIKLLSGYGEVRRGRLLMLDAMTLEFRTMKLAKAPHCEVCGKN; encoded by the coding sequence ATGCTGCCGGAACTTTCAGATGCTGAAATGCTGCGCTACAACCGGCAAATTGTCCTGCGCGGTTTCGATTTCGACGGTCAGGAAAAGCTTAAAGCCTCACGCGTCTTGGTCGTCGGGCTAGGCGGTTTAGGCTGCGCCGCCGCGCAATATCTGGCGGCGGCGGGCGTTGGGCATTTAACGCTGCTGGATTTTGATACCGTGTCTTTATCAAATTTACAGCGCCAGATTCTGCATCGGGATGACCGGATCGGCATGAGCAAAGTCGCGTCTGCGCGCCTGACTTTAGAAGAAATCAATCCGCATTTGAGCGTGGCTACGTTGGATCGCCAACTGGATGATTCGCAGCTCTCAGCCGCTATCGCCGATCATCATTTAGTCCTGGATTGCACGGATAACCTGGCAATTCGCGAACAACTAAACCGCCTGTGCTTTGTTCAGAAAAAGCCACTGGTTTCCGGCGCGGCGATTCGAATGGAGGGGCAAATCAGCGTATTTACCTATCAGGACGATGAGCCGTGCTATCGCTGCCTGAGTCGTTTGTTCGGTGATACCCCCCTCACCTGTGTGGAAACCGGCGTCATGGCCCCATTGGTCGGCACTATAGGAAGTTTACAGGCAATGGAAACCATTAAGCTGCTTAGCGGTTACGGCGAGGTACGCCGTGGTAGGCTTCTAATGCTGGACGCCATGACGCTGGAATTCCGCACCATGAAGCTGGCGAAAGCACCTCACTGCGAAGTCTGCGGTAAAAACTAA
- a CDS encoding S-(hydroxymethyl)glutathione dehydrogenase/class III alcohol dehydrogenase: MEMIKTRAAVAWGPNQPLSIEEVDLMPPQKGEVLVRIVATGVCHTDAYTLSGKDPEGVFPAILGHEGGGIVEAVGEGVTSVAVGDHVIPLYTPECGECKFCRSGKTNLCQAIRATQGKGLMPDGTTRFSKNGQPIFHYMGTSTFSELTVVPEISLAKINKEAPLEEVCLLGCGVTTGMGAVMNTAKVQPGDTVAIFGLGGIGLSAIIGAQMAGAGRIIGIDLNTSKFDLARKLGATDLINPKDYDKPIQDVIVELTDGGVDFSFECIGNVNVMRSALECCHKGWGESVIIGVAGAGEEISTRPFQLVTGRVWRGSAFGGVKGRSQLPGIVQQYLDGKFQLNDFITHTMGLEQINEAFDLMHEGKSIRSVIHFNK, from the coding sequence ATGGAGATGATCAAAACCCGCGCCGCCGTCGCATGGGGGCCGAACCAGCCGCTATCCATTGAAGAAGTGGACCTGATGCCACCGCAAAAAGGCGAAGTGCTGGTGCGTATCGTCGCCACTGGCGTTTGCCATACCGACGCTTACACCCTGTCTGGCAAAGATCCCGAAGGCGTCTTCCCGGCGATTTTAGGCCACGAAGGCGGCGGTATTGTTGAGGCCGTGGGCGAAGGCGTCACCAGCGTCGCCGTGGGCGATCACGTCATTCCGCTGTACACCCCAGAATGTGGGGAATGCAAATTCTGTCGCTCCGGCAAAACCAACCTGTGTCAGGCGATTCGCGCTACTCAGGGCAAGGGTTTGATGCCAGACGGTACTACCCGCTTCTCTAAAAATGGTCAGCCTATTTTCCATTACATGGGCACATCGACTTTCTCCGAATTAACCGTCGTACCGGAAATTTCGCTGGCGAAGATTAATAAAGAAGCGCCGCTGGAAGAAGTCTGCCTGCTAGGCTGTGGAGTCACCACCGGCATGGGTGCGGTAATGAACACCGCTAAAGTACAACCGGGCGATACGGTGGCAATATTTGGCCTGGGCGGCATCGGTCTGTCCGCCATTATCGGCGCACAGATGGCTGGCGCAGGTCGTATTATTGGTATCGATCTCAACACCAGTAAATTCGATCTGGCCCGCAAACTGGGCGCCACGGATTTGATTAATCCAAAAGATTATGACAAACCGATTCAAGACGTGATCGTGGAGCTGACCGACGGCGGCGTAGATTTCTCCTTCGAATGTATTGGCAACGTTAATGTTATGCGCTCGGCGCTGGAATGCTGCCACAAAGGCTGGGGCGAATCGGTGATTATCGGCGTAGCCGGTGCCGGTGAAGAAATTTCCACCCGTCCATTCCAGCTGGTTACCGGCCGCGTATGGCGTGGCTCTGCGTTTGGCGGCGTAAAAGGACGCTCCCAGTTGCCGGGCATTGTGCAGCAATATTTAGACGGTAAATTCCAGCTGAACGACTTTATTACTCATACTATGGGTCTGGAGCAAATCAACGAAGCCTTTGATTTAATGCATGAAGGTAAATCTATTCGCAGCGTGATTCACTTTAATAAATAA
- a CDS encoding magnesium transporter gives MINSLSHNNAQLNTNADVCEDASVAAYMSDNFITISEKLTAKEACDYLLSQLQTDEIPSQLFVTSDDYHLCGVLSVKKLLQSIEPNSPVGTMMNQTFFHVSPDDERNDVAHLLNKGGVDVVPVLVNRNLVGVLGEKEIARLIEDENTEDAQRQGASLPLDKPYLSTSPWELWKKRCPWLLMLFVAEAYTGTVIKAFEEQLEAVIALAFFIPLLIGTGGNSGTQITSTLIRAMALGEVSLRNIGNVIKKEVTTSLMIAVTIGGAAWIRAWIMGVGMDVTLVVSLALVAITIWSAFVSSIIPMLLKKAGIDPAVVSAPFIATFIDGTGLIIYFKIAQVVLNI, from the coding sequence ATGATTAACTCACTATCACACAATAATGCTCAGCTCAACACCAACGCCGATGTCTGCGAAGATGCATCCGTCGCGGCTTATATGAGCGATAATTTTATTACTATTTCTGAAAAACTGACCGCTAAGGAAGCCTGTGACTATTTGCTTTCTCAGCTTCAGACGGATGAAATTCCTTCTCAATTATTTGTCACCAGCGATGATTATCACCTGTGCGGCGTGCTGTCGGTAAAGAAGTTACTGCAATCCATCGAGCCGAACAGCCCGGTCGGCACCATGATGAACCAAACCTTTTTCCATGTTTCCCCTGACGATGAGCGTAATGATGTCGCGCATCTATTAAATAAAGGCGGCGTAGATGTGGTGCCGGTTTTGGTTAATCGGAATTTGGTTGGAGTATTGGGCGAAAAAGAAATTGCTCGTCTGATCGAAGATGAAAATACCGAAGATGCCCAGCGCCAGGGTGCCAGTTTGCCTTTGGATAAGCCTTATTTAAGTACCAGCCCGTGGGAATTATGGAAAAAGCGCTGTCCGTGGTTGCTGATGTTATTTGTGGCCGAAGCTTATACTGGTACGGTAATTAAAGCGTTTGAAGAACAGCTGGAAGCAGTTATTGCATTAGCATTCTTTATTCCATTGCTGATTGGTACCGGTGGTAACAGTGGAACGCAAATTACGTCTACTCTGATTCGCGCTATGGCATTAGGGGAAGTCAGTCTGCGTAATATCGGTAATGTGATCAAAAAAGAGGTCACGACCTCATTAATGATTGCTGTCACCATCGGTGGTGCTGCCTGGATTCGCGCGTGGATTATGGGCGTGGGAATGGACGTTACGTTAGTCGTTAGTCTGGCATTGGTCGCTATTACTATTTGGAGCGCCTTTGTTTCATCCATTATTCCGATGCTGCTCAAAAAAGCCGGAATAGATCCTGCGGTAGTTTCAGCGCCCTTTATCGCCACTTTTATTGATGGTACGGGGCTGATTATCTACTTCAAGATCGCGCAAGTTGTTTTGAATATATAA
- a CDS encoding cation diffusion facilitator family transporter, which yields MTALAHPVIPQTQDTRLEQQILRRSIFCTLIIAGMGIGFGILCGSISIIFDGMFSALDAGMCSLSLLVSRLLGQPNSRRFQYGFWHVEPLVLAFNGSLLAFLCLYAFVNAIKGITEGGRELELGWAIAYALAVSIFCFTIFLKQRRLNKQVKSELIALDTKSWLMSACISSALLVAFLLSWSLEGTAYEYLIVYTDPAVLALLTLILIPVPIKTVISAVREVLQMTPDTLDASIERIMERLILEYGFLDYSHYATRVGRGLFIEIHVVIPESMENDGVRRFDKIRDEIALAIGDPGPHRWLTISFTRDSKWL from the coding sequence ATGACTGCGCTAGCACACCCCGTTATCCCTCAGACCCAGGATACCCGACTCGAGCAGCAGATACTTCGACGCTCTATTTTCTGCACTTTGATTATTGCGGGGATGGGAATTGGTTTTGGTATTTTATGTGGGTCGATCTCGATTATTTTTGACGGCATGTTTTCGGCGTTAGATGCCGGTATGTGCAGTTTATCTCTACTGGTGTCACGTTTATTAGGACAGCCGAATAGCCGCCGTTTTCAATACGGCTTCTGGCATGTTGAACCCTTGGTACTGGCATTTAACGGCAGCCTATTGGCCTTTCTATGTCTTTACGCCTTTGTAAATGCTATCAAAGGCATTACAGAGGGGGGCAGGGAGCTGGAATTAGGCTGGGCCATTGCGTATGCGTTAGCGGTCAGTATTTTCTGTTTTACCATTTTCCTGAAGCAGCGCCGGTTAAATAAACAGGTGAAATCAGAGCTGATTGCGTTGGATACCAAAAGCTGGCTGATGTCTGCCTGCATCAGTTCTGCGCTACTGGTGGCTTTTCTGCTGTCCTGGAGTTTGGAAGGCACCGCCTATGAGTATCTGATTGTTTATACCGATCCGGCGGTGTTGGCATTGTTAACTTTGATTTTGATTCCGGTGCCAATTAAAACTGTCATATCCGCCGTGCGCGAAGTACTACAAATGACGCCGGATACGCTTGATGCTTCTATCGAACGTATTATGGAACGCTTAATTCTGGAATACGGTTTCCTGGATTATTCCCATTATGCAACACGGGTCGGCCGAGGTTTATTTATTGAAATTCATGTGGTTATTCCGGAATCTATGGAAAATGATGGCGTACGGCGTTTTGATAAAATCCGCGATGAGATAGCTTTGGCGATTGGAGACCCCGGACCGCATCGCTGGCTGACAATTTCATTTACCCGCGATTCTAAATGGCTGTAA
- a CDS encoding cation diffusion facilitator family transporter: MQNEKQDVALKSMVASGLLSVGKFVVGIFTGSIGLISEGIHSLTDFIATTITWCAVRVSDKPADEDHHFGHGKVENMAALFEILLLVMAAGWIAVEAWKHFWGETQPIIAAPAVIATLLIAMVIDFYRVRALRRVAAETNSAALEAGALHFLSDMMSSGVVLLGMVFVLLGYPKADAVAAMVVALFILVTAIKLGKRSFNTLIDTAPEGIQHEITGSLTRFPEVLGVAKCRVRDAGAMLFIEVTIVVCRTLSLERIDRLKRHISEQLVADYSEAEITLLATPKKRSDENMATHLRVIAANNDVAIHNLTLQQLTSHTCISLDLEVPAHFSVTQADVVAKAMKSAIRNDLGRETEVDIHIEPQINYLLSTEDVAEEELTMISEALQRLTQQDSILRGIQDVKARNTDVGIVVSFNCIVLPFISVIKAHTAIDNIEMKLRALYPTISRVVGYVEPTPVNPAPAIMATPIPVAPVPTT, encoded by the coding sequence ATGCAAAATGAAAAACAAGACGTTGCCTTGAAGTCTATGGTGGCCAGCGGGTTACTTTCGGTTGGTAAATTTGTCGTGGGCATATTTACCGGTAGTATTGGTTTGATTTCTGAGGGAATTCATTCTCTGACGGACTTTATTGCTACAACTATTACCTGGTGTGCGGTGCGCGTGAGCGATAAACCTGCCGATGAAGATCACCATTTTGGTCACGGAAAGGTCGAGAATATGGCGGCTCTGTTTGAGATTCTACTGTTGGTAATGGCGGCGGGCTGGATCGCCGTCGAGGCATGGAAACATTTCTGGGGGGAAACTCAGCCCATTATCGCTGCGCCAGCGGTTATTGCGACGTTGCTTATTGCAATGGTGATTGATTTCTACCGGGTTCGCGCGTTAAGACGAGTTGCAGCGGAAACAAATAGCGCTGCGCTAGAAGCCGGAGCGTTGCATTTTCTCTCCGATATGATGTCATCCGGAGTGGTGTTGCTGGGCATGGTATTTGTTTTATTAGGCTATCCAAAAGCCGATGCGGTAGCGGCTATGGTAGTCGCGCTGTTTATTCTGGTGACGGCAATCAAATTAGGAAAACGCTCGTTTAATACCTTAATTGATACCGCGCCCGAAGGAATACAGCACGAAATTACCGGTTCATTGACGCGTTTCCCGGAAGTGCTTGGCGTAGCTAAATGCCGGGTGCGCGATGCCGGAGCTATGCTATTTATCGAAGTGACTATCGTAGTATGCAGAACGTTATCTTTGGAACGTATCGATCGGTTAAAAAGGCATATTTCCGAACAATTGGTGGCGGATTATAGCGAGGCTGAAATAACCCTATTGGCTACGCCGAAGAAAAGAAGCGATGAAAATATGGCGACTCATTTACGGGTTATCGCCGCCAATAATGACGTAGCCATTCATAATTTAACTTTGCAGCAGTTAACTAGCCATACCTGTATTAGCCTGGATTTAGAAGTGCCAGCGCATTTCAGCGTGACTCAGGCCGACGTGGTGGCTAAAGCGATGAAATCGGCTATCCGTAACGATTTGGGCAGAGAAACTGAAGTCGATATTCATATTGAACCGCAGATAAACTACTTGCTCAGCACGGAAGATGTAGCGGAAGAAGAACTGACGATGATTAGCGAGGCTTTACAGCGTTTAACGCAGCAGGACAGCATTTTGCGAGGGATTCAGGATGTCAAAGCGCGAAATACCGACGTTGGTATCGTAGTCAGTTTCAATTGTATCGTGCTGCCTTTTATTTCTGTGATCAAGGCTCACACCGCCATCGATAATATCGAAATGAAGCTGCGCGCACTTTATCCCACCATTTCCCGCGTTGTGGGTTACGTTGAGCCGACACCGGTTAATCCTGCTCCGGCAATAATGGCCACCCCGATCCCCGTCGCTCCCGTGCCTACGACATAA
- a CDS encoding DUF924 family protein codes for MNSQQILDFWFNEIDPAFWFTKSDDFDALLHKRFGAVWQAASKGELAEWRQTIDGRLAEIIVLDQFSRNLFRDTPASFSCDGMALVLAQEAIHTGLTGQLTPEQRGFLYLPFMHSESQKIHQQALVLYTELNNGDQLEYELRHKAIIDRFGRYPHRNHILGRVSSAEEQAFLLQPGSGF; via the coding sequence ATGAATAGCCAACAGATTCTGGATTTCTGGTTTAATGAAATAGACCCGGCATTCTGGTTTACAAAAAGCGATGATTTCGATGCTTTGCTACACAAACGTTTTGGCGCGGTCTGGCAGGCGGCGTCCAAGGGCGAACTGGCGGAATGGCGACAAACTATCGACGGGCGACTGGCAGAAATTATCGTTTTGGATCAATTTAGCCGAAATTTATTCCGCGATACGCCCGCTTCTTTCTCCTGCGATGGTATGGCCCTGGTGCTGGCGCAAGAAGCCATTCATACTGGCTTAACCGGGCAATTAACGCCGGAACAGCGCGGGTTCCTCTATTTGCCGTTTATGCATTCGGAATCACAGAAGATACATCAGCAGGCTTTAGTGTTGTATACCGAGCTTAATAATGGCGACCAGTTGGAGTATGAGCTGCGGCATAAAGCAATTATCGACCGCTTTGGGCGTTATCCACACCGTAACCATATTCTCGGGCGAGTTTCCAGCGCGGAAGAACAGGCGTTTCTTCTGCAGCCAGGGTCTGGCTTCTAA
- the moeA gene encoding molybdopterin molybdotransferase MoeA has translation MDHCNTSDLISLEQALKKMLSQVTPLTETENIPLTDAAGRITASPVTSPINVPPFANSAMDGYAVRSHEVNAQTALSVAGKAFAGSPFHGEWPANSCIRIMTGAPVPSGADAVIMQEQASVSEQGVLFTAPVKAGQNIRLAGEDIQQGASVFPAGVKLGVAELPLLASLGIAKLQVMRQLKVAIFSTGDELQAVGQPLAEGQIYDTNRFAVHLMLQQLGCQVIDLGVIPDDQEALRHAFRQADEAADLVISSGGVSVGEADYTKQMLEELGDIGFWKLAIKPGKPFAFGKLKNAWFCGLPGNPVSAVVTFYQLVQPLLAKLAGQTSWQPPLRLTATAITPLKKSPGRLDFQRGIFSRGADGKLEVSSTGHQGSHVFSAFSQGNCFIVLERDRGSVAVGESVDIELFNGLLGG, from the coding sequence ATGGATCACTGTAACACCTCGGATTTAATTTCTCTGGAACAGGCGCTGAAAAAAATGCTGTCGCAGGTTACTCCGCTCACAGAGACGGAAAATATTCCGCTGACAGATGCCGCAGGCCGGATTACCGCCAGCCCAGTGACTTCCCCCATTAACGTTCCTCCTTTCGCCAATTCGGCAATGGACGGTTACGCCGTACGCAGTCATGAGGTGAATGCCCAAACTGCGTTGTCCGTCGCTGGGAAAGCCTTTGCCGGGTCGCCATTCCACGGTGAATGGCCCGCCAACAGCTGCATTCGTATTATGACCGGTGCGCCGGTTCCGAGCGGTGCCGACGCGGTCATTATGCAAGAGCAGGCCAGCGTAAGTGAACAAGGCGTGTTATTCACCGCCCCGGTAAAAGCTGGGCAAAATATTCGCCTGGCGGGGGAAGATATCCAGCAAGGTGCCAGCGTGTTCCCCGCAGGAGTCAAACTGGGCGTAGCCGAACTGCCCCTGTTAGCTTCCCTCGGCATTGCCAAATTGCAGGTCATGCGCCAGTTGAAAGTCGCCATATTTTCTACCGGTGACGAGCTACAGGCCGTAGGCCAACCGCTGGCAGAAGGCCAGATTTACGATACCAACCGTTTTGCCGTACATTTAATGCTACAACAACTGGGTTGTCAGGTTATCGATTTAGGTGTGATCCCAGACGATCAGGAAGCTTTGCGCCACGCCTTCCGCCAGGCTGATGAAGCGGCTGATTTGGTAATCAGCAGCGGCGGTGTTTCCGTAGGTGAAGCGGATTACACCAAACAAATGCTAGAAGAACTGGGCGACATCGGCTTCTGGAAACTGGCAATCAAACCGGGTAAACCTTTCGCTTTCGGCAAACTGAAGAACGCCTGGTTCTGCGGCCTGCCAGGTAACCCGGTTTCTGCCGTTGTGACTTTCTATCAACTGGTGCAACCGCTGCTGGCTAAACTGGCCGGACAGACTTCATGGCAACCGCCGCTACGCCTGACTGCAACGGCGATTACGCCATTGAAAAAATCGCCGGGACGACTGGATTTCCAGCGTGGGATTTTCTCCCGCGGTGCCGACGGTAAGCTGGAGGTCAGCTCCACCGGGCATCAAGGCTCGCATGTTTTCAGCGCCTTCAGCCAAGGCAACTGCTTTATCGTTTTAGAACGGGATCGAGGTTCGGTCGCCGTTGGAGAAAGCGTAGACATAGAGCTATTTAACGGCTTGCTGGGAGGCTGA
- a CDS encoding ABC-F family ATPase, with amino-acid sequence MLSTNNITMQFGSKPLFENISVKFGGGNRYGLIGANGCGKSTFMKILGGDLVPSAGNVFLDPNERLGKLRQDQFAFENNTVLDTVIMGHGELWEVKEERDRIYGLAEMSEEDGYKVADLEVAYGEMDGYSAEARAGELLLGVGIPVEQHYGLMSEIAPGFKLRVLLAQALFSNPEILLLDEPTNNLDIDTIRWLEQVLNERSSTMIIISHDRHFLNMVCTHMADLDYGELRVYPGNYDEYMTAATQARERLLSDNAKKKAQISELQSFVSRFSANASKSKQATSRARQIDKIQLDEVKASSRQNPFIRFDQEKKLFRNALEVESITKGFDNGPLFKNLKLMVEVGEKVAILGQNGIGKTTLLKCLVGETELDSGSVKWSENSKIGYYAQDHASDFDIDLTVFDWMSQWKQEKDDEQAVRSVLGRLLFSQDDIKKKVKVLSGGEKGRMLFGKLMMERPNILIMDEPTNHLDMESIEALNMALEMYEGTLIFVSHDREFVSSLATRVIEMTPGKIHDFTGNYEDYLRSQGIQS; translated from the coding sequence GTGCTAAGTACTAACAATATCACCATGCAATTCGGCAGTAAGCCGCTGTTTGAAAACATCTCTGTAAAATTTGGCGGCGGCAACCGCTATGGTTTGATCGGCGCTAACGGCTGCGGCAAGTCAACCTTTATGAAAATCCTCGGTGGCGATTTAGTACCGAGCGCAGGCAACGTATTCCTCGATCCAAACGAGCGTTTGGGTAAATTGCGTCAGGATCAGTTCGCCTTTGAAAACAATACCGTACTCGACACCGTGATCATGGGTCATGGCGAGCTGTGGGAAGTGAAAGAAGAACGCGACCGCATTTACGGTCTGGCCGAAATGAGCGAAGAGGACGGCTATAAAGTCGCCGATCTGGAAGTTGCCTACGGTGAAATGGACGGTTACAGCGCAGAAGCCCGAGCAGGTGAATTATTACTTGGCGTAGGTATTCCGGTAGAACAGCATTATGGCCTGATGAGCGAAATCGCACCGGGCTTTAAACTGCGTGTGCTATTGGCGCAGGCGCTGTTCTCCAACCCGGAAATTCTGCTGCTCGATGAGCCAACCAACAACCTGGATATCGATACTATCCGTTGGTTAGAGCAGGTGCTGAACGAACGTAGCAGTACCATGATCATTATTTCCCATGACCGTCACTTCCTGAACATGGTGTGTACCCACATGGCGGATTTGGACTACGGCGAACTGCGGGTTTATCCAGGTAACTACGACGAATATATGACTGCGGCCACTCAGGCTCGTGAACGTCTGTTGTCTGATAATGCTAAGAAAAAAGCGCAGATTTCCGAGTTGCAGTCTTTCGTTAGCCGCTTTAGTGCCAACGCCTCCAAATCTAAACAGGCGACTTCCCGTGCCCGTCAGATTGATAAAATTCAGTTGGATGAAGTTAAGGCCTCAAGCCGTCAGAACCCGTTCATTCGCTTCGATCAGGAAAAGAAACTGTTCCGTAACGCGCTGGAAGTGGAATCTATTACTAAAGGTTTCGACAACGGCCCGTTGTTTAAAAATCTGAAGCTGATGGTGGAAGTTGGCGAGAAGGTCGCGATTCTGGGCCAGAATGGTATTGGTAAAACCACTTTGCTGAAATGTCTGGTTGGCGAGACTGAACTGGATTCCGGCAGCGTTAAGTGGTCTGAAAATAGCAAAATCGGTTATTACGCGCAGGATCATGCCAGCGATTTCGACATTGACCTAACGGTCTTCGACTGGATGAGTCAGTGGAAACAGGAAAAAGACGACGAGCAGGCGGTTCGCAGTGTTCTGGGTCGTTTACTGTTTAGCCAGGACGATATCAAGAAGAAAGTTAAGGTGCTGTCTGGTGGTGAGAAGGGCAGAATGCTCTTTGGTAAGCTGATGATGGAGCGTCCAAATATTCTGATTATGGATGAACCAACTAACCACCTGGATATGGAATCCATTGAAGCGTTGAATATGGCGCTGGAAATGTATGAAGGTACTTTGATCTTCGTTTCCCATGACCGCGAATTCGTTAGCTCACTGGCGACTCGTGTGATTGAAATGACTCCAGGCAAAATCCACGACTTTACCGGTAACTACGAAGACTATCTGCGTAGCCAAGGTATTCAGTCTTAA
- a CDS encoding alpha/beta hydrolase, translating to MTTKPNILLVHGAWGDGSHWRHIIPTLHNKGYPVYAVQNPLTSLADDVERTEKLATSLQGPTILVGHSYGGMVISQLGHLPNLVGLVYVAAFAPDKGESLGSIFQLRDLPSGAANLFPDQDDFLWIKYDKFHESFCQDLDKTEAVVMAAAQKPTSGKCFSDTSTEPAWKTKPSWYQISNQDHMIPPETQQWFTERMKPKKTIRLDSSHASLASHPNEIIALIEEAASNY from the coding sequence ATGACGACAAAACCGAATATCTTGTTGGTACACGGTGCCTGGGGCGATGGTTCGCACTGGCGTCATATTATTCCGACTTTACATAATAAAGGCTATCCGGTGTACGCGGTACAAAACCCGCTGACCTCTCTGGCCGACGATGTGGAACGCACCGAAAAATTGGCCACCTCGCTCCAGGGCCCGACCATTCTGGTCGGTCACTCCTACGGTGGCATGGTTATTTCTCAGCTTGGACATTTACCTAATCTAGTAGGACTGGTTTACGTCGCCGCTTTTGCACCGGATAAAGGCGAAAGTCTCGGCAGTATTTTCCAACTGCGCGATTTACCTTCCGGAGCCGCTAATCTGTTTCCGGATCAGGACGACTTTTTATGGATAAAATACGATAAGTTCCATGAAAGTTTCTGTCAGGATTTGGACAAAACCGAAGCCGTTGTCATGGCTGCTGCACAAAAGCCGACCTCAGGAAAATGCTTCTCCGACACTTCAACGGAACCCGCGTGGAAGACTAAGCCAAGCTGGTATCAAATATCCAATCAGGACCATATGATTCCGCCGGAAACCCAACAATGGTTTACCGAACGCATGAAACCGAAAAAAACCATTCGGCTGGACTCCAGCCATGCGTCTCTAGCCTCTCATCCCAATGAAATCATCGCACTAATAGAAGAAGCTGCCAGCAATTATTAA
- the fghA gene encoding S-formylglutathione hydrolase produces MHTSIELLEEHRMFGGWQQRYRHISRSLNCNMTFSIYLPPPRDDNPPPVLYWLSGLTCNDENFTLKAGAQRIAAELGLVLVMPDTSPRGEDVPNDENYDLGQGAGFYLNATQKPWSANFRMYDYVSEELPALIRQHFSVSERQSISGHSMGGHGALMLALRNPQQYQSVSAFAPIVNPCQVPWGRKAFTEYLGEHETKWLQYDSCHLLFNSDQPLPILVDQGDGDQFLADQLQPAKLAELARQKDWPLTLRIQPGYDHSYFTIATFIEDHLRFHAEYLHN; encoded by the coding sequence ATGCATACGTCAATTGAACTTCTCGAAGAGCATCGGATGTTTGGCGGCTGGCAGCAGCGTTATCGCCATATATCCCGCAGCCTGAATTGCAACATGACATTCAGCATCTATCTGCCACCACCGCGTGATGATAATCCGCCGCCGGTGCTGTACTGGCTGTCTGGCCTGACTTGCAACGACGAAAACTTTACTCTGAAAGCCGGCGCGCAGCGTATTGCAGCCGAGCTGGGATTGGTACTGGTGATGCCGGATACCAGTCCTCGCGGCGAAGACGTACCGAATGACGAAAACTACGATTTGGGTCAGGGAGCAGGTTTCTACCTGAATGCCACTCAGAAACCCTGGTCAGCGAATTTTCGTATGTACGATTATGTCAGCGAAGAGTTACCGGCGTTAATTCGCCAACACTTTAGCGTTAGCGAACGGCAATCTATCAGCGGACATTCAATGGGCGGCCACGGCGCCTTAATGCTGGCATTGCGTAATCCACAGCAATATCAGTCAGTATCTGCCTTTGCTCCTATTGTTAATCCTTGTCAGGTTCCGTGGGGGCGTAAAGCATTCACAGAATATCTTGGTGAACATGAAACAAAATGGCTGCAATATGATAGTTGTCATTTACTGTTTAACAGTGACCAGCCGCTGCCGATTCTGGTCGATCAGGGCGATGGCGATCAATTCCTGGCCGATCAGCTACAACCAGCCAAACTGGCGGAACTCGCGCGCCAAAAAGACTGGCCGCTCACGCTACGCATTCAGCCTGGTTATGATCACAGCTATTTCACCATAGCGACATTTATTGAAGATCATCTGCGCTTCCACGCTGAGTATCTGCATAACTAA